A region of Paenibacillus thiaminolyticus DNA encodes the following proteins:
- a CDS encoding helix-turn-helix transcriptional regulator: MKLADMAVLCHVSPSYFSRIFTKETGENFSVFIPRLKMEWAKQLLETTELSVSQISNDLGFSEPSYFIKTFKKFERITPARYRQIYQR; encoded by the coding sequence GTGAAGCTGGCCGATATGGCGGTCCTCTGTCATGTCAGTCCGAGCTATTTCAGCCGCATCTTTACGAAGGAGACCGGAGAGAACTTCTCCGTGTTCATCCCCCGCCTGAAGATGGAATGGGCCAAGCAGCTGCTGGAGACGACGGAGCTGTCCGTCTCGCAGATCAGCAACGATCTCGGGTTCAGCGAACCAAGCTATTTCATCAAAACGTTCAAAAAATTCGAGCGCATTACGCCGGCCCGCTATCGGCAGATTTACCAGCGCTAG
- the gltS gene encoding sodium/glutamate symporter: MTLALNQVNTIFLAVALLVLGHSLSKDRRAAKVLYSGPVVGGLLFAIIATILKTTGLLSITLDTSLQSLFMLTFFTTVGLGASFQLIKLGGKLLVIYWLACGFLALAQNVIGVSLASLFGIHPLIGMMAGAVSMEGGHGAATAFGQTIEEMGIPSALSIGIAAATFGLIAGGLVGGPTVKYLLGKYNLKPTEAIEDAVDVKEHAQPITTHTFFIQVLLITFCMALGTYLGDLFSSATGFVLPGYVGAMFVAVIVRNTVDKFKPQAIDMKSINLISDVTLGIFLSMALMSIKLWEVADLALPILVIVLVQVVFIVLFGIFILFRLLGKNYDAAVMVAGFTGHGLGATPNAMANMAAVTERFGPSRKAYLIVPIVGAFLIDVFAMPIIITTLNLFK; the protein is encoded by the coding sequence ATGACATTGGCACTTAATCAAGTGAACACGATATTTTTGGCCGTCGCGCTGCTCGTACTCGGACATTCATTGTCAAAAGACAGGCGTGCTGCAAAGGTTTTGTATTCCGGCCCCGTGGTCGGAGGTCTCTTGTTCGCCATTATCGCTACAATTCTGAAGACGACAGGCCTGTTATCCATTACATTAGACACCTCGCTCCAAAGCCTGTTCATGCTCACGTTCTTCACCACGGTAGGCTTGGGCGCCAGCTTCCAGCTCATCAAGCTGGGCGGCAAGCTGCTCGTCATCTATTGGCTAGCCTGCGGCTTCCTCGCTCTGGCGCAAAATGTCATCGGCGTCTCCCTCGCTTCCCTGTTCGGCATCCACCCCCTGATCGGGATGATGGCCGGAGCGGTGTCTATGGAAGGCGGACATGGAGCCGCAACCGCATTTGGACAAACCATCGAAGAGATGGGCATCCCGTCCGCACTGTCCATCGGGATTGCGGCGGCCACGTTCGGTCTTATCGCCGGAGGCTTGGTCGGCGGCCCGACGGTCAAGTATCTGCTTGGCAAATACAATCTGAAACCAACCGAAGCCATTGAGGATGCTGTGGACGTAAAAGAACACGCACAGCCGATTACGACTCATACTTTCTTCATTCAAGTCTTGCTCATTACCTTCTGCATGGCGTTAGGGACATATTTGGGAGATCTGTTCTCGTCAGCCACCGGCTTCGTCCTGCCCGGTTATGTCGGGGCCATGTTCGTCGCCGTCATCGTCCGCAATACCGTGGATAAATTCAAGCCACAAGCGATCGATATGAAAAGCATCAACCTGATTAGCGACGTTACGCTTGGCATCTTCCTGTCCATGGCGCTCATGAGCATCAAGCTGTGGGAGGTAGCCGATCTGGCGCTTCCAATCCTCGTCATCGTGCTGGTCCAGGTCGTATTTATCGTCCTGTTCGGTATTTTCATTTTGTTCCGGCTGCTCGGCAAAAACTATGACGCCGCCGTAATGGTCGCAGGCTTCACGGGCCACGGACTGGGCGCCACGCCCAATGCGATGGCCAATATGGCCGCGGTCACGGAGCGCTTCGGCCCTTCCCGCAAAGCGTACCTGATCGTTCCTATTGTCGGCGCCTTTCTGATTGATGTGTTCGCTATGCCAATCATTATTACGACGCTTAACTTATTTAAGTAA
- a CDS encoding glycoside hydrolase family 88 protein: MITNIVKEAIAAPQRFGVNGQAVWSTEKCDQAIEFVLRQIDRNLEPFARQFPAPASINLIYPAIGNTEWTSSFWTGMLWLAYEVTGEAKYRNTAEQQLESYKERIEQRIATGTHDLGFLYTLSCIAAYKLTGNTEAKAIALQAADLLMERYFEKAGIIQAWGNLNNPSQRGRMIVDCAMNLPLLYWASEMTGDARYHEAAERHIRQTATYLIRGDASTYHTFYMDTETGEPKYGKTAQGYADDSCWSRGQAWAMYGLPLSYRYTRDASLLEYAEKVTHYYLNRLPEDYICYWDLIFTAGEEERDSSAAAIAACGMMELAKHLPLAHEHRRLYENAALLTLDSLAARYTSATRPESNGVLLHAVYGKPLGNGVDECCIWGDYYYFEALVRARTDWRSYW; the protein is encoded by the coding sequence ATGATTACGAATATCGTCAAGGAAGCAATCGCGGCTCCGCAGCGCTTCGGAGTGAACGGGCAAGCGGTATGGAGCACAGAAAAATGCGACCAGGCGATTGAATTTGTGCTTCGCCAGATCGATCGCAATCTGGAGCCGTTCGCCCGCCAATTCCCGGCGCCGGCGAGCATCAATCTCATCTATCCGGCCATCGGCAACACCGAGTGGACCTCGTCCTTCTGGACGGGGATGCTCTGGCTGGCGTATGAAGTGACCGGCGAGGCGAAATACCGGAACACGGCCGAGCAGCAGTTGGAAAGCTATAAGGAGCGGATCGAGCAGCGGATCGCCACCGGGACGCATGATCTCGGCTTCCTCTATACGCTCTCCTGCATCGCCGCCTACAAGCTCACTGGCAATACGGAAGCGAAGGCGATCGCGCTGCAGGCCGCAGACCTTCTGATGGAGCGTTATTTCGAGAAGGCGGGCATCATTCAGGCATGGGGCAATCTGAATAATCCGAGCCAGCGCGGGCGGATGATCGTCGATTGCGCGATGAATCTGCCGCTGCTCTACTGGGCTTCCGAGATGACCGGGGATGCGCGGTATCACGAGGCGGCGGAGCGCCATATCCGGCAGACGGCGACCTATCTCATTCGCGGCGACGCTTCGACGTATCATACGTTCTATATGGATACGGAGACGGGCGAGCCGAAGTACGGCAAGACCGCGCAGGGCTATGCCGACGATTCCTGCTGGTCGCGCGGCCAGGCGTGGGCGATGTACGGGCTCCCGCTCAGTTACCGCTATACCCGGGATGCGTCGCTGCTCGAGTATGCGGAGAAAGTGACTCATTATTATTTGAACCGGCTGCCGGAAGATTATATCTGCTATTGGGATCTGATCTTCACCGCAGGGGAGGAAGAGCGGGACAGCTCGGCCGCAGCGATCGCGGCTTGCGGGATGATGGAGCTGGCGAAGCATTTGCCGCTGGCGCATGAACATCGCCGCCTGTATGAGAATGCGGCGCTGCTGACGCTCGATTCGCTGGCGGCGCGCTACACATCGGCCACACGGCCCGAATCGAACGGAGTGCTCCTCCATGCCGTCTACGGCAAGCCGCTTGGCAACGGCGTCGACGAATGCTGCATCTGGGGCGATTATTATTATTTCGAGGCATTGGTGCGGGCCAGGACGGACTGGCGCAGCTATTGGTAG
- a CDS encoding glycosyl hydrolase family 95 catalytic domain-containing protein, translating to MHTVFYENAPSGWNEALPLGNGHFGGMMFFEDNRLTLAMNHYEVYYRKLHRYSQAYRCGERRSYRKMYGRTYEELKERAREMYRDPEREPFFLYGDALSEHNLHRRYGKPAGGVSHYPTGEIALFPSAELADPDRYVLQLDVEQACVRLRIEQGEDKLEACTIIAQDGDYVLCEIRQTSPSLLEAVSLSLPVRRYAELAADYWRVDDTTFCYRGSFYPDGEDRGVYEPFSFLVMTRIAGAQGIADISDDGMRIRLAAAEPSVTLLTTVVTGAPDLEAVALERLNREAARVERLKERHRVYWTRFWERSSVSLPDPLLEDLWHINLYAIACSSGKGGRMAEQACGLNGLWDIKQPTKWGSMWYWDVNIQAAFWPLYTTNHLEIAEVFHDGLLSYADEAERMAREFYGLDGIAGDYPHALYYSIWPWCAQFLWDYYRYSMDREFLKEKAYPLFKRILRFCEGIVEADGESGTYAVFPDISPEQGPLTRNSVSTLSTVKHLLRIAVEANRLLGEAEEDRRRWSELAERLAPYPTGESKRYGSVLRDSEWAPAGMPLRHPSLLMPIYPIGELSKHSAPELRQLAENTLRYAEHHTEYGVFQFGWLSCAASRLGKGNAALRLLYEQGIDLSLRGNGLFAEETERWMNYCNITNEPLYHPHMMEASGEVVAAINEMLLQSWSGAIEVFPAIPSGEPEPDRMAGLYAHEVGHKVRPYARWEECSFRNLLAAGAFEVSAARREGRTAWVRLKSKAGQRAVLVHPFGPEAEAAVARLDESGWRRIPHHLEQGRLGFDTEAAGDYAVYPAAIAVDGLSLVLCGEAGAEDAAAGSAVGQSDEPGQSDNPGEACQSGDAGRGGMADRSAEAGQSGVVEQYGKMGKFGESGQSGKVVQCGEAGQSGEMEQYGKTGKSGESGQSSEMEQYGKMGQAGEVRQSSEKGPFSEAGRSGETGESDVPGQAAVPGPGRSSPRVREAHTGRRVFLGKDRDTRHYQLLDHFTFDYYAGNYRESRLAAYRIDCGPGKRAKDYGQALPRQVHIDGIVGQTFRPLTPQMAFTPYTGIGWMDGGELIAEDRGAPDELRRDFIGGTEEATLLIELPRGRYDLLFVSGDSASPSYTAIEIEGQCVWQPERPLRTGEFATDIVPIAQRRDGCAAIRFSAGKGLPWRVNVLIVNKNYPYL from the coding sequence ATGCATACGGTATTCTATGAAAATGCCCCGAGCGGCTGGAACGAGGCGTTGCCGCTCGGCAACGGGCATTTCGGCGGAATGATGTTCTTCGAGGATAATAGGTTGACGCTGGCGATGAATCATTACGAGGTGTATTACCGGAAGCTTCACCGTTATAGCCAGGCGTATCGCTGCGGTGAGAGGCGATCGTACCGGAAGATGTACGGCCGCACTTACGAGGAACTGAAGGAACGGGCGCGCGAGATGTACCGCGATCCGGAGCGGGAGCCGTTCTTCCTCTATGGCGATGCGCTGTCGGAGCATAATCTGCATCGCCGCTACGGCAAGCCGGCCGGCGGCGTGTCTCATTATCCGACGGGGGAGATCGCCCTGTTCCCATCCGCGGAGCTGGCAGACCCCGACCGCTATGTCCTGCAGCTTGATGTCGAGCAAGCATGTGTCCGGCTGCGGATCGAGCAAGGAGAGGACAAGCTGGAGGCCTGCACGATTATCGCCCAAGACGGGGACTATGTCCTGTGCGAGATTCGGCAGACGTCTCCATCGCTGCTGGAGGCGGTCTCACTATCCCTTCCGGTCCGGAGATATGCGGAGTTGGCCGCGGATTATTGGCGGGTCGATGACACGACCTTTTGCTATCGGGGCTCCTTCTATCCGGACGGCGAAGACCGTGGGGTGTATGAGCCGTTTTCTTTTCTCGTCATGACGAGGATCGCCGGAGCGCAGGGGATAGCGGACATAAGCGACGATGGAATGCGAATCCGCCTTGCGGCTGCCGAGCCGTCGGTGACGCTGCTGACGACCGTGGTGACCGGGGCGCCGGATCTGGAGGCCGTCGCCCTAGAGCGGCTGAATCGGGAGGCTGCCCGGGTCGAGCGGCTGAAGGAGCGCCATCGTGTGTACTGGACGCGCTTCTGGGAACGCTCCTCCGTCTCGCTCCCCGATCCGCTGCTGGAGGATCTGTGGCATATCAATCTGTATGCGATCGCCTGCAGCAGCGGCAAGGGCGGGAGAATGGCCGAGCAGGCCTGCGGTCTGAACGGCCTGTGGGATATTAAGCAGCCGACCAAATGGGGCAGCATGTGGTATTGGGACGTCAATATTCAGGCGGCGTTCTGGCCGCTCTATACGACGAATCATCTGGAGATTGCCGAGGTGTTCCACGACGGGCTGCTGTCGTATGCCGATGAAGCGGAGCGGATGGCGCGGGAATTTTACGGGCTGGACGGCATCGCGGGCGATTATCCGCATGCGCTGTACTACAGTATCTGGCCCTGGTGCGCGCAATTTTTGTGGGACTATTACCGCTACAGCATGGACCGGGAATTCTTGAAGGAGAAGGCGTATCCGCTGTTCAAGCGCATTCTGCGGTTCTGCGAAGGGATTGTGGAGGCGGACGGCGAGAGCGGTACATATGCCGTCTTCCCCGATATCTCGCCGGAGCAGGGACCGCTGACGCGGAATTCGGTCAGCACGCTGTCGACGGTGAAGCATCTGCTTCGCATCGCTGTTGAAGCGAATAGGCTGCTGGGCGAGGCGGAGGAGGATCGCCGCCGCTGGAGCGAGCTGGCGGAGCGGCTTGCCCCTTATCCGACGGGCGAGTCGAAGCGTTACGGCTCCGTGCTGCGCGATTCGGAATGGGCGCCCGCCGGCATGCCTCTGCGCCATCCCTCGCTGCTGATGCCGATCTATCCGATCGGCGAGCTCAGCAAGCATAGCGCGCCGGAGCTGCGGCAGTTGGCGGAGAACACGCTCCGCTATGCGGAGCATCATACCGAATATGGCGTGTTCCAGTTCGGCTGGCTCTCCTGCGCGGCCTCGCGGCTGGGCAAGGGGAACGCCGCGCTCCGGCTGCTCTATGAGCAGGGGATCGATCTGTCGCTGCGGGGCAATGGCTTGTTCGCGGAGGAGACGGAGCGGTGGATGAATTACTGCAACATTACGAATGAACCGCTCTATCATCCGCATATGATGGAGGCTTCCGGGGAGGTGGTCGCCGCTATCAATGAAATGCTGCTGCAAAGCTGGTCCGGCGCCATCGAGGTGTTCCCCGCCATCCCGTCAGGGGAGCCGGAGCCGGATCGGATGGCCGGTCTGTATGCGCATGAGGTCGGCCACAAGGTTCGTCCTTACGCCAGGTGGGAGGAGTGCAGCTTCCGCAATCTGCTGGCGGCGGGAGCGTTCGAGGTCAGCGCCGCCCGGAGGGAGGGGCGCACGGCCTGGGTCCGGCTGAAGAGCAAGGCGGGACAGCGCGCCGTATTGGTCCATCCGTTCGGCCCGGAGGCGGAAGCGGCCGTGGCGCGGCTGGACGAGTCCGGGTGGAGGAGGATTCCGCATCATTTGGAGCAGGGGCGGCTCGGCTTCGACACGGAGGCCGCCGGAGATTATGCCGTGTATCCGGCGGCGATTGCGGTGGATGGTCTCTCACTGGTTTTGTGCGGGGAGGCGGGAGCCGAGGATGCGGCCGCCGGGTCGGCAGTTGGACAGTCGGATGAGCCAGGCCAGTCCGATAATCCTGGTGAGGCCTGCCAGTCTGGTGATGCGGGTCGGGGCGGTATGGCAGATCGATCTGCTGAGGCGGGTCAATCTGGTGTTGTGGAGCAGTACGGTAAGATGGGGAAGTTCGGTGAGTCGGGTCAGTCTGGTAAGGTGGTGCAGTGCGGTGAGGCAGGGCAATCTGGTGAGATGGAGCAGTACGGTAAGACGGGGAAGTCCGGTGAGTCGGGTCAGTCTAGTGAGATGGAGCAGTACGGTAAGATGGGTCAGGCAGGTGAAGTGAGGCAATCAAGTGAGAAGGGGCCGTTCAGTGAGGCAGGCCGTTCCGGCGAGACGGGCGAATCCGATGTGCCCGGTCAAGCTGCTGTGCCGGGTCCGGGCCGCAGCTCGCCGCGTGTGCGCGAGGCGCATACGGGCCGGCGGGTCTTTCTCGGGAAGGACCGGGATACGCGGCATTATCAGCTGCTGGATCATTTCACCTTCGATTATTATGCGGGCAATTACCGGGAATCGCGTCTCGCCGCCTACCGGATCGATTGCGGCCCGGGGAAGCGGGCCAAGGATTACGGCCAGGCCTTGCCGCGGCAGGTCCATATAGACGGCATCGTAGGCCAGACGTTCCGCCCGTTAACGCCGCAGATGGCCTTTACGCCTTATACGGGCATCGGGTGGATGGACGGTGGGGAGCTGATCGCGGAAGACCGCGGGGCGCCGGATGAGCTGCGCCGGGATTTCATCGGCGGGACGGAGGAGGCGACGCTCTTGATCGAGCTGCCGCGAGGCCGCTACGATCTGCTCTTCGTCTCCGGAGACAGCGCCAGCCCTTCGTATACGGCCATCGAGATCGAAGGGCAGTGCGTCTGGCAGCCGGAACGGCCGCTGCGCACAGGAGAATTCGCGACCGACATTGTGCCGATCGCGCAGAGACGGGACGGCTGCGCGGCGATCCGCTTCAGTGCCGGGAAAGGTTTGCCGTGGCGGGTGAATGTACTCATTGTGAACAAGAATTATCCGTATTTGTGA
- a CDS encoding LysR family transcriptional regulator: MDIKQLFYFVTVADQLSYSKAAQKLHISQPSLSNAIKNLEHEVGSPLLERSTRKIEMTDAGKVLYNKSLQLLSHMNILKKEMQEVRLTGSGELIIGMIESVRHWVPKVIREYQGRFPSIRIKLIEVLSRKAVIDSLRKYHTHLIITNQCIEEEDIESLPLYKEKLVLVLHRDHPLSVKESITFTELAEEPFIISMEGFQTREDILEAFALEEASPNIQFEIERFETALTLVRENLGVAIIPENYLVEPKDASMVRKMMDSPALERTVYLTYMKNRYLAPAVQSFLEDIQRCFASDHKANV, encoded by the coding sequence TTGGACATCAAGCAATTGTTTTATTTCGTGACGGTTGCCGATCAGTTGAGCTACTCCAAAGCGGCGCAAAAACTGCATATTTCCCAGCCTTCGTTAAGCAACGCCATTAAAAATCTGGAGCATGAGGTCGGTTCGCCCTTGCTGGAACGAAGCACCCGAAAAATAGAGATGACGGACGCCGGCAAAGTGCTGTATAACAAATCGCTTCAGCTCCTGTCCCATATGAACATTTTGAAAAAGGAGATGCAAGAGGTAAGGCTGACGGGAAGCGGGGAGCTTATCATCGGCATGATCGAGTCGGTGAGGCATTGGGTTCCGAAAGTCATTCGCGAATACCAGGGCCGGTTCCCTTCGATACGGATCAAGCTAATCGAGGTGTTGAGCCGGAAGGCGGTCATCGATTCCTTGCGGAAATATCATACCCATCTCATCATTACCAATCAGTGTATTGAGGAGGAGGACATCGAATCGCTTCCTTTATATAAGGAGAAATTGGTGCTCGTGCTGCACCGGGATCACCCTCTGTCCGTGAAGGAATCCATTACCTTTACAGAGCTGGCCGAGGAGCCTTTTATTATTAGCATGGAGGGGTTCCAGACGAGGGAGGATATTTTGGAAGCCTTCGCGCTTGAAGAAGCATCCCCGAACATCCAATTTGAAATTGAACGCTTTGAGACCGCTTTGACACTCGTCCGAGAAAATCTGGGGGTTGCCATCATCCCTGAAAATTATCTAGTTGAACCGAAGGATGCCTCCATGGTCCGGAAAATGATGGATTCGCCTGCGCTCGAACGAACGGTGTATCTAACGTATATGAAAAACCGCTATTTGGCTCCCGCGGTCCAGAGCTTCCTGGAAGACATTCAACGGTGCTTCGCCTCAGACCACAAAGCCAACGTCTGA
- a CDS encoding helix-turn-helix domain-containing protein: MRSIVNLLLKLRKRSLSRVLTAMIVSNLCLLLIPVTMGLFLYTMVEDVLENNARRSNSAMLEQLRLSMDHKLKELDILAKQVAFNPKLTALLSSSGTASEESYKQVEFVRDYLNRYQSFASGFVKDFYVYLQAGDLILKPGLRTDASTFYEKYYAYVDMDAEAWRSGMLDGYHSMTYLPSAALLQDPVNGGSPAKVITYVQSLPIYEVTGTRGSLVILIDEQKVQEMFKQIELANDSTIFIVNHNREIIAATDPALALPDEMSEQLANGSGLFDYAWNGTDSIVSYALSAEAGWHYVSVMPKDRFMQRVESMKRIALFVLIVALACGGATAYWLAYRHYSPVKRMVDALIQGKPERKRPGNEYEFIRESIEGTLLEEKHLRSRLLRQAPVIRSNFLSRLIRGYVDFEREPLESQLDFLHMEFLSDRFAVFIVQAEDITGYAKQESEAKWTQIRFIISNIGTDMIQARHIGYAVELERDRIGFLCNFDPALAEEHAKDLQEMTEQLLDMMHQRFRISVTIAVSGIHEGPAQIGHAYLEAMAAFDYRMFRGRNAIIHFGEIQDVTPHYYYPLEFETQLVNHVKSGDTENVVKLLDNIYEMNFNAAKTTFELGMCLFFNIMSTFLKITNSTNTDHEALLGPNIDPIKNLFNYRTVEEMHAETKRLFARLTSSFQTAQSDHSKQLLADIMRVIDLHLHDQNLGLVMIADHVGMTPQYVSSFFKKASNQNLTDYITRARIDLAKAHMAQSDLTNSQLAQMVGYTNDVVFIRAFKKLEGVTPGKYRISIQRSACERDKEAHL, encoded by the coding sequence ATGCGATCGATAGTGAACCTTCTTCTGAAGCTTCGCAAACGCAGCTTAAGCCGCGTCTTGACGGCGATGATTGTGTCGAACCTGTGCTTGCTGCTGATTCCGGTCACCATGGGCTTATTCCTGTATACGATGGTGGAGGATGTGCTCGAAAATAATGCCCGGCGGTCCAATTCGGCGATGCTGGAGCAGCTTCGGCTGTCGATGGATCATAAGCTGAAGGAGCTGGATATCCTCGCGAAGCAGGTAGCCTTCAATCCGAAGCTGACCGCCCTGCTCAGTTCTAGCGGAACCGCAAGCGAGGAGTCGTATAAGCAGGTCGAGTTCGTGCGCGATTATCTGAACCGCTACCAGAGCTTCGCCAGCGGCTTCGTGAAGGACTTCTACGTCTACCTGCAGGCGGGGGATCTGATCCTGAAGCCGGGCCTGCGTACCGACGCGAGCACCTTCTATGAGAAGTATTATGCGTATGTGGATATGGATGCGGAAGCATGGCGCTCGGGGATGCTGGATGGCTATCACAGCATGACCTATCTGCCCTCGGCTGCGCTGCTGCAGGATCCGGTCAATGGCGGGAGCCCGGCCAAGGTGATCACGTATGTGCAATCGCTTCCAATCTATGAAGTGACCGGGACGCGCGGATCGCTGGTCATCTTGATCGACGAGCAGAAGGTGCAGGAAATGTTCAAGCAGATCGAGCTGGCGAACGACAGCACCATTTTCATCGTGAATCATAACCGGGAGATTATCGCGGCTACCGATCCCGCCCTTGCGCTGCCGGATGAGATGTCGGAGCAGCTGGCGAACGGTTCCGGATTATTCGATTACGCCTGGAATGGTACCGATAGCATCGTCTCTTATGCTTTATCCGCGGAAGCCGGCTGGCATTATGTGTCCGTGATGCCGAAGGATCGGTTCATGCAGCGGGTCGAGAGCATGAAGCGGATCGCGCTCTTCGTCTTGATCGTGGCCCTGGCATGCGGAGGGGCGACGGCTTACTGGCTCGCTTACCGCCATTATAGTCCCGTCAAAAGAATGGTCGACGCCCTTATCCAAGGCAAGCCGGAGCGGAAGCGGCCGGGGAATGAATATGAGTTCATCCGCGAATCGATCGAGGGGACGCTGCTCGAAGAGAAGCATCTGCGCAGCCGTCTGCTGCGGCAGGCTCCGGTTATCCGGAGCAATTTCCTCTCGCGCCTCATCCGCGGGTATGTGGATTTCGAGCGGGAGCCGCTTGAGTCTCAGCTCGACTTCCTGCATATGGAATTCCTGTCCGATCGGTTCGCCGTCTTCATCGTGCAGGCGGAAGATATTACGGGGTATGCGAAGCAGGAGTCGGAGGCGAAGTGGACGCAGATTCGCTTCATTATCTCGAATATCGGAACGGATATGATCCAGGCCCGCCATATCGGCTATGCCGTCGAGCTGGAGCGGGACCGGATTGGCTTTCTCTGTAATTTCGACCCTGCGCTGGCGGAGGAGCACGCGAAGGATCTGCAGGAGATGACCGAGCAATTGCTGGATATGATGCATCAGCGGTTCCGCATTTCTGTGACGATCGCGGTCAGCGGCATTCATGAGGGTCCTGCCCAGATCGGCCATGCCTATCTGGAGGCGATGGCGGCCTTCGACTACCGCATGTTCCGGGGGCGGAATGCGATCATCCATTTCGGCGAGATTCAGGATGTGACCCCGCATTATTATTATCCGCTTGAATTCGAAACGCAGTTGGTCAACCACGTGAAAAGCGGGGATACCGAAAATGTCGTGAAGCTGCTCGACAATATTTACGAGATGAACTTCAACGCGGCCAAGACGACATTCGAGCTGGGGATGTGCTTGTTTTTCAATATTATGAGTACGTTCCTGAAGATTACCAATTCAACCAATACAGATCATGAAGCGCTGCTGGGCCCGAATATCGATCCGATCAAAAATCTATTCAATTATAGAACCGTGGAAGAGATGCATGCCGAGACGAAGCGCTTGTTCGCTAGGCTTACGTCCTCCTTCCAGACGGCGCAGAGCGATCACAGCAAGCAGCTCTTGGCGGACATTATGCGCGTGATCGATCTTCATCTGCATGATCAGAATCTGGGACTTGTCATGATCGCCGATCATGTCGGCATGACTCCGCAGTATGTGTCCAGCTTCTTCAAGAAGGCGAGCAATCAGAATCTGACCGACTACATCACCCGCGCCCGGATTGATCTGGCAAAGGCGCATATGGCGCAGTCCGATCTCACGAATTCGCAGCTCGCTCAGATGGTGGGGTATACGAATGACGTCGTGTTCATTCGCGCCTTCAAGAAGCTGGAAGGGGTGACGCCGGGCAAGTACCGCATCAGCATTCAGCGTTCCGCTTGCGAACGCGATAAGGAGGCTCATCTATGA